CCACCTGCCCTGGAACGACACCGCCCAGCTCGACTATCTCAGGCCGGACGTGCGCGAAGCGATGATCGAGCTGATTCTGCAGGTGGCAAAACGCTTCGACCTGATCCGGTTCGATGCCGCCATGACCCTGGCGAAACGGCATTTTCAGCGTCTCTGGTATCCCCTGCCCGGCGGCGGCTCCGGCGTGCCGTCCCGCGCCATGTTCGCCCTGACGGCCGAAGAGTTCGACCGCGCCTTTCCCCAGGAATTCTGGCGCCAGGTGGTCGACCGTCTCGCCGCCGAGGCGCCGGACACCCTGCTGCTGGCCGAAGCCTTCTGGATGCTCGAAGGCTACTTCGTGCGCGAACTCGGCATGCACCGGGTCTACAACAGTGCCTTCATGAACATGCTCAAGCACGAGGAGAACGCCCGCTACCACCGGGTCATCCGCGACACCCTCGCCTGCGACCGGCGCATCCTGCAGCGGTTCGTCAACTTCATGAACAATCCTGACGAAGCCACCGCCGTCGAGCAGTTCGGCAAGGGCGACAAATATTTCGCCGTCGCCGTCCTGCTCGCCACCCTGCCCGGGCTGCCGCTGTTCGGTCACGGACAGGTCGAGGGCCTGCGCGAAAAGTACGGCATGGAATTCGTCCGTCCCCTGCTCGACGAAGAGCGGGACGAAGGCTTCTTCCGCCACCACCAGAGCCAGATCTTCCCCCTGCTGCGCCGGCGGCGCCTGTTCAGCGGGGCGGACAGTTTCCGCTTCTACGATTTCGTCACCGACACCGGCTGCGACGAAAACGTCTTCGCCTTCAGCAACGGCCACGGCGACGAAAGGGTGCTGGTGGTGGTCAACAACAGTCCGCACCCGACAGCGGGTCGCATCCGTTTCGCCGTCTCCAGAAGCGCCGAAGACAGGACCGTGGCGAAACAGTCTCCGGAGCTGGCCGAAGCCCTGGCGCCGGCGGTACAGAAGATGCCGTTTCTCTCCGGCCGGGAAATCCGCGAGGGCAAGAAGATACTGCTGCACCTGCCGACCCTGCGCCGGGAAGGGCTGCGCCTCGAGCTCGGCCCCTATCAGTACCGGGTTCTGCTCCACCTCAAACCGCTGCCCGATGCCGACGGCAGCCTGCAAAGGCTGTGGCGCGAACAAACCGGCGGCAACACCGCCTGGCTGGATCTCGACGACCTCGCTCCCCCTGGCGCTCCGGAGGGCGATTGCGCTAAACTTCCTCCCGTCTGAGACCGCCATGAAAATTCTCTTTGTCGCATCCGAAGTCGCCCCCTTTGCCAAAACCGGCGGCCTGGCCGATGTCACCGGCTCGCTGCCGCGCGCCCTGGCCCGCATGGGGCACCAGGTCGCCATCATCCTCCCTCTGCACCGCATGGTGCGGCAGCGCGGATTTCCACCGACCGATACCGGTCTGCGGCTGACGGTTGCCATGGGAAGGCAGCGGGAAGTCTGCGGCGTCAGGCAGCTCGACCACGAGGGGGTGCGGGTCTGGTTCATCGACCGGCCGGAGCTGTTCGAACGCAACGGGCTGTACGGCGAGGCGGGCGTCGACTACCCGGACAACGCCCAGCGCTACGGCTTCTTCTGCCGGGCGGTGCTCGAGGCCCTGCCGCGCCTCGGCTTCCAGCCAGAGCTGATCCACGTTCACGACTGGCAGACCGGACTGATTCCCCTGCTGCTTGCCACCGAACTACACAGCACCCCCTTCTATCGATCCATCGCCAGCCTGCTGACCATTCACAACCTGGCCTACCAAGGGCTGTTCGAGCCGGAGGTTCTGCCCCTGCTCGGCCTGCCGGAGGAACTGTTCCATCCCGAGGGGATCGAATTCTACGGCAAGCTCTCCTTCCTCAAGGCCGGCATCTTCTTCGCCGACCGCATCACTACCGTATCACCGACCTACTGCCAGGAGATCCTGACGCCCGAATCCGGCTGCGGCTTCGAGGGCATTCTGCGCAGCCGGCAAAAGCGCCTGAGCGGCATTCTCAACGGCATCGATCCCGAAGACTGGAATCCCGCCGCCGACAGCGCCGTTCCGTATCCCTATGCCGCCGACAGCCTCGACGGCAAGGCCCTGTGCAAGCGGCGGCTGCAGCGCGAGCTGGGCCTGCCACAGCAGGCCGGGACACCACTGCTGGCGATGGTCACCCGCATCGACCGGCAAAAGGGAATCGACCTGGTGCTCGATGCCTGGCCGAGGCTCGCCCGGCGGCCGGTGCAGCTGGCACTGCTCGGCAGCGGCGACAGAGCCCTTAGTGCACGCCTGCAGGCCCTGGCGGCGGCCGATCCCGACCGGGTGGCGATCCGGCTCGGCTTCGACGACGCCCTCGCCCGGCGCATCTACGCCGGGGCCGACCTCTTTCTGATGCCCAGCCGTTTCGAACCTTGCGGGCTCGGCCAGCTGATCGCCCTGCGCTACGGCGCCGTGCCCCTGGTGCGGTCGACCGGCGGCCTGGCCGACACCATTTTCGATATTGACAGCCGGCCGCAAACCGGCAATGGTTTCTGCTTCGAACAGCCGACATCGCAGGCCCTGCTGCAAGCAGTCGACCGCGCCCTGGCCCGGTTCGGCGAGCGGACGGCCTGGCGACGTCTCGTAGCCGTCTGCATGCGGCAGGACTACAGCTGGCGGCGCTCCGCCAGCCGTTATCTCGATCTCTACCTGCAGACCCTGGAGGAACATCGTGAGCGAACAGGAAAGAGATGAACAGCGACAGACCGGCGTCGATTCATCAGGATCCGCCCCGGCGACAATTTCAGAGCGCTATCCGGAACTGGCCGAACTGCAGCGGGACATCGAACGCTGTCTGAAGAACAATCGAAAGTTTCTCGACCACTTTCTCGACGAAGACTTCATCGACGAGCTCGAAGACGACGCCGACGATTTCGGCGACGACATGGAGCCGGAACTCTGAGTCCCTCTCCGCATCCCACCCATCCGGCCGTCCCCCCGACGGCCAGACAAAAAAGCTAAAGTCTCCCACCCCGACAGCCGAAAACTCTCTTAGCCGGGTCCGTTTGGCCAAATGACTGCATGTCATGCCGCCATCAGGCAATATTGCGATCGAATCATTTTTTTTTGCAGGCTCATTAAGGTGGATGAATTCTTAACTTTTTCTAAAAGTCTCAATCGTAATGAATATTTACGAAATGTCGCATAAATTACCGTAAAATATTGGCACAAATCATGATACCCGAATATTCGAAATCATCATTAAACGCCGAGAGTAAATGGCACACGAACCTCAACCAACAGACCAGACGCACGGCGTCACCAAACCACATGGAGGCACAACGATGAAACTGGCAAAACGAATCACAGCCATCGTCGCCATCGCTCTGTTCGCGGCGACATCCGTCATGGCCGCCCAGGGCGGCAACCCGAAAAAGGGCAAGTACCTGTTCAAGAAACACTGCAAGCGGTGCCATGTCGCCGGCGCCGAAGGCGGCGAGCTGACTCCCCTGTCGAAGACCATGAGCCAGTGGGACCGCTTCTTCAAGCGCGACAAGCACAAGGCCAAACCGGAAATCTGGGGCAAGTTCAAGGAAAAGGACCTGAAGGACATCAACCAGTTCCTCTATGACCACGCCGCCGATTCCGACCAGCCGGAAACCTGCGGATAACCTTTCAATCCTTTCCCGAGGAGGCACGCGATGCGAACCTTTTTCGTCCTGATTCTAGCCTTGGCCATCGCCCTGCCGGGCACGGTTCTTGGCGCTTCGGTAGACGAGTTGCAGAAAAAGATCGACCAGCTCTACGAAGAGATCGACTACCTGCAGGAGCAGATCGACAAGAACACCATGCACGCCGCCACCGACCGGATCAGCTTCTACGGCGACCTGCGGGTCAAGGCGGACACCCTGCATTACCGGGATCTCACCAACGTCCAGCCGGCCTTTGTCAATGATTCCACCTCCGGCCTGCTGGTTCCCAACTTCAACACCGACGGAACCCTGAAGCGCAAGACCGACGATTTCGACAACGACCTGCTCTACACCACCCGGCTGCGACTCGGCATGAAGGCCAAGGTGTACAAGAACGTCAAGTTCCATGGCCGGCTGCTGATGTACAAGAACTGGGGCGACTCGACCAATGTCAAGGTGTTCGATTCCTGGAACTCCTTCACCATGGACGGCACCAACAGCGGCAACACCACCAGCGACTACCTGCAGGTGGAACGCGCCTATTTCAGCTGGAACGACATCGGCGGCAGCAACTTCTATCTCTCCATCGGCCGCCGGCCCTCGACCTACGGACCGCCGGCCCACCTGCGCGAGAACGAGCTGCGCGGCGGCACGCCTTCCGGCCACCTGGTCAATTTCAACTTCGACGGCATGACCATCGGCTACAAACTGGGACGGGTGACCGGCGTCGAGGGGCAGGTGGTCCGCTTCTGCTACGGC
This Geothermobacter ehrlichii DNA region includes the following protein-coding sequences:
- a CDS encoding c-type cytochrome, with protein sequence MKLAKRITAIVAIALFAATSVMAAQGGNPKKGKYLFKKHCKRCHVAGAEGGELTPLSKTMSQWDRFFKRDKHKAKPEIWGKFKEKDLKDINQFLYDHAADSDQPETCG
- the glgA gene encoding glycogen synthase GlgA, encoding MKILFVASEVAPFAKTGGLADVTGSLPRALARMGHQVAIILPLHRMVRQRGFPPTDTGLRLTVAMGRQREVCGVRQLDHEGVRVWFIDRPELFERNGLYGEAGVDYPDNAQRYGFFCRAVLEALPRLGFQPELIHVHDWQTGLIPLLLATELHSTPFYRSIASLLTIHNLAYQGLFEPEVLPLLGLPEELFHPEGIEFYGKLSFLKAGIFFADRITTVSPTYCQEILTPESGCGFEGILRSRQKRLSGILNGIDPEDWNPAADSAVPYPYAADSLDGKALCKRRLQRELGLPQQAGTPLLAMVTRIDRQKGIDLVLDAWPRLARRPVQLALLGSGDRALSARLQALAAADPDRVAIRLGFDDALARRIYAGADLFLMPSRFEPCGLGQLIALRYGAVPLVRSTGGLADTIFDIDSRPQTGNGFCFEQPTSQALLQAVDRALARFGERTAWRRLVAVCMRQDYSWRRSASRYLDLYLQTLEEHRERTGKR